A genomic region of Halomonas aestuarii contains the following coding sequences:
- a CDS encoding biotin/lipoyl-binding protein: MGWWQTGRFLEETDNAYVRTDSVAVRAELPARVVEVAVDDNQAVKRGDLLVRLDAESYRDRVTQAEARQAVAAASIAQSRRQVDLQQAAIDQAKAQ; this comes from the coding sequence GTGGGCTGGTGGCAGACCGGACGCTTCCTCGAGGAGACCGACAACGCCTATGTGCGCACCGACAGCGTGGCGGTGCGCGCCGAGCTCCCGGCGCGGGTCGTCGAGGTGGCGGTGGACGACAACCAGGCGGTGAAGCGAGGCGACCTGCTGGTGCGCCTGGACGCCGAGAGCTATCGCGACCGGGTCACCCAGGCCGAGGCCCGGCAGGCGGTGGCGGCGGCCTCCATCGCCCAGTCCCGTCGCCAGGTGGACCTGCAGCAGGCGGCCATCGATCAGGCCAAGGCCCAGTAA
- a CDS encoding HlyD family secretion protein encodes MVSARRQLSVAEADVTRAEANLEAASADLDYARHQLDKTRIVAPRDGVVGNLTVEAGTLAQPSLTLLQLVPIDSAYVAANFKETQLERIRGGQPVEVHLDAYPDITYEAVVDSLAPATGTEFSLLPQDNATGNFNKIVQRVPVKIRITGPNEALGQLRAGLSAVPEVDTRELEPKEGGLADGLAEASSEAPPVSSGARDGS; translated from the coding sequence CTGGTCTCGGCCAGGCGCCAGCTGTCGGTGGCCGAGGCCGATGTCACTCGCGCCGAGGCCAACCTCGAGGCGGCCAGCGCCGATCTCGACTACGCCCGCCATCAGCTCGACAAGACCCGCATCGTCGCGCCTCGCGATGGCGTGGTCGGCAACCTCACCGTCGAGGCCGGCACCCTGGCGCAGCCGTCGCTGACGCTGTTGCAGCTGGTTCCCATCGACTCGGCCTATGTGGCGGCCAACTTCAAGGAGACCCAGCTCGAACGGATACGGGGCGGCCAGCCGGTCGAGGTGCATCTGGATGCCTACCCGGACATCACCTACGAGGCCGTGGTCGACAGCCTGGCGCCGGCCACCGGCACCGAGTTCAGCCTGCTGCCCCAGGACAACGCCACCGGCAACTTCAACAAGATCGTCCAGCGCGTGCCGGTCAAGATCCGCATCACCGGGCCCAATGAGGCCCTGGGACAGCTGCGTGCCGGGCTCTCGGCGGTACCCGAGGTCGATACCCGCGAGCTTGAACCGAAGGAGGGAGGGCTCGCCGACGGCCTGGCCGAGGCGTCGAGCGAGGCGCCCCCGGTATCCTCCGGCGCCCGGGACGGTTCGTGA
- a CDS encoding DHA2 family efflux MFS transporter permease subunit, with protein MSERSGAPALARTAAVSSDMPPWPQRIGFIAAVFGMFMAILDIQIVASSLNEIQSGLSASEDEISWVQTSYLIAEIVMIPLSGLLMRILSTRVAFTLSCAGFTLASLGCALATSIEQLIVLRAIQGFMGGAMIPITQAVSFSIFPRRAMGSVQAVIGMVVTMAPSIGPTVGGYVTEAFSWHWLFLANVIPGVLVCWAAWTFLDIDRPRHELVRHLDLIGLVLIAVFLGSLEFVLEEGPGDDWFESDHIILFSLTCLVAGVWFFTRTLRSDHPIVDLRAFANRNFAIGAGMGFVIGIALYGLVYLMPLFFGYVRGYSSPQIGQVMFVTGLTMFLCAPVVGQVSNRLDLRVLLFLGLLLVGVGTMMNANLTVESGFWQFCLPQVVRGMGLIMCIIPASRIALGTLPADEVGNASGLFNVMRNLGGAMGLALLDTVRDIREDFHWNQLIPAIDTGREVVVAEIARYEAMLAGSVPDAYHAAVGMLVQRVSQQAQVLAFNDIFTWMGLIYLVSVPLVFLLRRLSA; from the coding sequence GTGAGCGAACGGTCCGGCGCCCCGGCCCTCGCCAGGACTGCCGCGGTCTCCAGCGACATGCCGCCCTGGCCGCAGCGGATCGGCTTCATCGCCGCGGTGTTCGGCATGTTCATGGCGATCCTGGATATCCAGATCGTCGCCAGCTCGCTCAACGAGATCCAGTCGGGGCTCTCGGCCAGCGAGGACGAGATCTCCTGGGTGCAGACGTCTTACCTGATCGCCGAGATCGTGATGATCCCGCTGTCGGGCCTCTTGATGCGCATCCTCTCGACCCGGGTGGCCTTCACCCTGTCCTGCGCCGGCTTCACCCTGGCGAGCCTCGGCTGCGCGCTGGCGACCTCCATCGAGCAGCTGATCGTGCTGCGGGCCATCCAGGGCTTCATGGGCGGGGCGATGATCCCGATTACCCAGGCGGTGAGCTTCTCGATCTTCCCGCGTCGGGCGATGGGCAGCGTGCAGGCGGTGATCGGCATGGTGGTGACCATGGCACCCTCGATCGGCCCCACGGTGGGCGGCTACGTCACCGAGGCGTTCAGCTGGCACTGGCTGTTCCTGGCCAACGTGATTCCCGGGGTGCTGGTGTGCTGGGCCGCCTGGACCTTCCTCGACATCGACAGGCCCAGGCATGAGCTGGTGCGCCACCTCGACCTGATCGGCCTGGTGCTGATCGCGGTGTTCCTCGGTTCGCTGGAATTCGTGCTCGAGGAGGGGCCCGGCGACGACTGGTTCGAAAGCGACCACATCATCCTCTTCAGCCTCACCTGCCTGGTGGCCGGGGTGTGGTTCTTCACCCGCACCCTGCGAAGCGATCATCCGATCGTCGACCTGCGCGCCTTCGCCAACCGAAACTTCGCGATCGGCGCCGGGATGGGCTTCGTCATCGGTATCGCCCTCTATGGGCTGGTCTATCTCATGCCGCTGTTCTTCGGCTATGTGCGCGGCTACTCGAGCCCGCAGATCGGCCAGGTGATGTTCGTCACCGGGCTGACCATGTTCCTGTGCGCGCCGGTGGTGGGGCAGGTCTCCAATCGCCTCGACCTGCGGGTGTTGCTCTTCCTGGGACTGCTGCTGGTCGGCGTGGGCACCATGATGAACGCGAACCTCACCGTGGAGTCGGGCTTCTGGCAGTTCTGCCTGCCGCAGGTCGTGCGCGGCATGGGGCTGATCATGTGCATCATCCCGGCTTCGCGCATTGCGCTTGGCACATTGCCGGCGGACGAGGTGGGCAACGCCAGCGGGCTCTTCAACGTGATGCGTAACCTGGGCGGCGCCATGGGGCTGGCGCTGCTCGACACGGTGCGCGACATCCGCGAGGACTTTCACTGGAACCAGCTCATTCCGGCCATCGATACGGGCCGCGAGGTGGTGGTGGCGGAGATCGCCAGGTACGAGGCAATGCTCGCCGGCTCGGTGCCTGATGCCTATCACGCCGCCGTCGGCATGCTGGTGCAGCGGGTCTCCCAGCAGGCCCAGGTGCTGGCCTTCAACGACATCTTCACCTGGATGGGGCTCATCTACCTGGTCAGCGTGCCGCTGGTGTTCCTGCTGCGGCGGCTGTCGGCCTGA
- a CDS encoding HD domain-containing protein, whose amino-acid sequence MNTVNFTQMKDGTKDEYMMLGELEERFVEGLPERILEALRALENTLSGYRVSRLEHVLQSATRAEDDGEDEEMIVAALLHDIGDDLAPHNHSQYAASIIRPYVRAEVTWIIEHHGLFQNYYYIHHFGGDPLERDRYRDHPWYQRCVDFCERWDQASFDPDYPTRPLEHFAPMVRRIFSRPAFDPAYVGDESARHL is encoded by the coding sequence ATGAATACCGTGAATTTCACCCAGATGAAGGATGGCACCAAGGACGAGTACATGATGCTCGGGGAGCTCGAGGAGCGCTTCGTCGAGGGGCTGCCCGAGCGCATCCTCGAGGCGCTCCGGGCACTGGAGAACACCCTATCCGGCTACCGGGTCTCCCGGCTCGAGCATGTGCTGCAGTCCGCGACCCGGGCCGAGGACGACGGCGAGGACGAGGAGATGATCGTGGCGGCGCTGCTCCACGACATCGGTGATGATCTCGCGCCCCACAACCACTCCCAGTACGCCGCGTCCATCATCCGCCCCTACGTGCGAGCCGAGGTGACCTGGATCATCGAGCACCACGGGCTGTTCCAGAACTACTACTACATTCACCACTTCGGCGGTGATCCGCTGGAGCGCGACCGCTACCGGGATCACCCCTGGTACCAGCGCTGCGTCGACTTCTGCGAGCGCTGGGATCAGGCCTCCTTCGACCCGGACTACCCGACCCGGCCGCTCGAGCACTTCGCCCCCATGGTGCGGCGCATCTTCAGCCGCCCGGCCTTCGACCCGGCCTACGTCGGCGACGAAAGCGCCCGCCACCTGTGA
- a CDS encoding TauD/TfdA family dioxygenase, with the protein MFHVQESPAKVFATDAAGTRTELPALWLRERCQEPESLDGPTQQRLFNPHQLDADLALVAAEHLGGHWARLTFSDGHTGRYDLRHFADDFDQEDGLPTPRPWNSDIDFACITRDWEALSDHDAFREALETYLRHGVIILQNVPTDGARLVEVGETFGHVRSTNFGKYFEVCSRPESNDLAYRSVPLAPHTDNPYRDPVPGIQLLHCLTNETTGGLSTLVDSLAVAEQLREEDPEGYRLLATVPVRFRFIDDGVELIERRPMIHLDAMGKMDGVHYSPRLDYLPLMDEESTKAFHRARRRLGELFAHPDYEIQFPLGDGELMMFDNNRVLHGRTAYDPNEGFRHLQGCYIDRDGPTGHYRAIVKQARPHQATETTESVTAA; encoded by the coding sequence ATGTTTCACGTCCAAGAATCCCCCGCCAAGGTCTTCGCCACAGACGCCGCTGGCACCCGCACCGAGCTGCCGGCCCTGTGGCTTCGCGAGCGCTGCCAGGAGCCGGAGAGCCTGGACGGCCCCACCCAGCAGCGGCTGTTCAATCCGCACCAGCTCGACGCGGACCTGGCCCTGGTGGCGGCCGAGCATCTCGGCGGCCACTGGGCCCGGCTGACCTTCAGCGACGGCCACACCGGGCGCTATGACCTGCGCCACTTCGCCGATGACTTCGACCAGGAGGACGGCCTGCCCACCCCGCGCCCCTGGAACAGCGACATCGACTTCGCCTGCATCACCCGGGACTGGGAGGCGCTCTCGGATCACGACGCCTTCCGCGAGGCCCTCGAGACCTACCTGCGCCACGGGGTGATCATCCTGCAGAACGTGCCCACCGACGGCGCGCGCCTGGTCGAGGTAGGCGAGACCTTCGGCCACGTGCGCTCGACCAACTTCGGCAAGTACTTCGAGGTCTGCTCGCGCCCCGAGTCCAACGACCTGGCCTATCGCAGCGTGCCCCTGGCGCCGCACACCGACAACCCCTATCGCGACCCGGTGCCCGGCATCCAGCTGCTGCACTGCCTGACCAACGAGACCACCGGCGGCCTGTCGACGCTGGTCGACAGCCTCGCCGTCGCTGAGCAGCTGCGCGAGGAGGACCCGGAGGGCTATCGCCTGCTGGCCACCGTGCCGGTGCGCTTCCGCTTCATCGACGACGGGGTCGAGCTGATCGAGCGCCGGCCGATGATCCACTTGGACGCCATGGGCAAGATGGACGGCGTGCACTACAGTCCGCGTCTGGACTATCTGCCGCTGATGGACGAGGAAAGCACCAAGGCGTTTCATCGTGCCCGCCGCCGCCTCGGCGAGCTGTTCGCCCATCCGGACTACGAGATCCAGTTCCCCCTGGGCGATGGCGAGCTGATGATGTTCGATAACAACCGGGTGCTGCACGGCCGCACCGCCTACGACCCGAACGAGGGCTTCCGCCACCTGCAGGGCTGCTACATCGACCGCGACGGCCCCACCGGCCATTACCGGGCGATCGTCAAGCAGGCGCGTCCCCATCAAGCCACCGAGACCACCGAGAGCGTGACCGCCGCATGA
- a CDS encoding LysR family transcriptional regulator yields the protein MADNDDAQPSLKALTAFETTLRLGSLTAAAKALGATQPAISQRIRGLEGQVGLVLFERSGAGLTPTREALRYYDEIAPALNRIDNATRALRARARSTRPRVLIAANFGFAHLWLLPRLSRLESAFPQVDIEVLAVDRDDQDHRADIAIHCDRESEPGDLFTPEEVFPVCSPAFAAEHGLEAGDAPARWMELSLLHMDERNSRWIDWREWCALAGVPFEERGAVFRYNNYPLLINAAQAGKGIALGWDLLVEEALKDGSLIPLAPPIRRESHGYILRTRYAHSALIGEIIRWVTSEIERREPSSATSPRKG from the coding sequence ATGGCCGACAACGACGACGCACAGCCCAGCCTCAAGGCGCTCACCGCGTTTGAAACCACCCTGCGGCTGGGCTCGCTGACCGCGGCGGCCAAGGCCCTCGGCGCCACCCAGCCGGCGATCTCCCAGCGCATTCGCGGGCTCGAGGGGCAGGTGGGGCTGGTGCTCTTCGAGCGCAGCGGCGCCGGTCTCACGCCCACCCGGGAGGCGCTGCGCTACTACGACGAGATCGCCCCGGCGCTCAACCGCATCGACAACGCCACCCGTGCGCTCAGAGCCCGGGCGCGCTCGACCCGTCCCCGGGTGCTGATCGCCGCCAACTTCGGTTTCGCCCATCTGTGGCTGCTGCCGAGGCTCTCCCGGCTCGAGTCGGCCTTCCCGCAGGTGGATATCGAGGTGCTGGCGGTCGACCGGGACGACCAGGACCATCGCGCCGATATTGCCATCCACTGTGACCGCGAGAGCGAGCCCGGGGATCTCTTCACCCCCGAGGAGGTGTTTCCGGTCTGCAGTCCCGCCTTCGCCGCCGAGCATGGGCTCGAGGCGGGGGACGCCCCGGCCCGTTGGATGGAGCTTTCGCTGCTGCACATGGATGAGCGCAACTCGCGCTGGATCGACTGGCGGGAGTGGTGTGCCCTGGCGGGGGTGCCCTTCGAGGAGCGGGGGGCCGTGTTCCGCTACAACAACTACCCGCTTTTGATCAACGCCGCCCAGGCCGGCAAGGGCATTGCGCTTGGCTGGGACCTCCTGGTCGAGGAGGCACTCAAGGACGGCAGCCTGATCCCCCTGGCGCCGCCGATCCGCCGCGAGAGCCACGGCTATATCCTGCGCACCCGCTACGCTCACAGCGCCCTGATCGGCGAGATCATCCGCTGGGTGACCTCGGAGATCGAGCGCCGCGAGCCGTCATCGGCGACGAGCCCGCGCAAGGGGTGA
- a CDS encoding PhoX family protein — protein sequence MTQSVDTNRRRLLGFMAGAPLLPLAGGLASLGASGSALAASQATLASVNFLPMPAPSLSHPAAMATTTIGSAMQLKMSDGTSRQVKLAYHPFFITGDRLPDGQGGSLVAGGYYDIDNQPIRDPSADNRQFFSDCPDGTSLLTVENAQVDGVYGNPVFAVVQFEYTSRNGADEAMYGQLPSPIAVLTLDQNPETGELTLVKYHNVDTSAVDGLWITCGASLSPWGTHLSSEEYEPDASAPDDTFRSFCTHLFGDESRGNPYHYGHLPEVTVNPDGSGTIAKHYNLGRISHELIQVMPDERTVLMGDDATNGGLFMFVADRPRDLSSGTLYVGKWTQVSGEGPGAGDIGWICLGHASSAEIKTMIDDGIQAADIMDIRTEDPEDDGFTRIPFSGRVNWVKLKPGMEKAAAFLETHRYAALVGGSMGFTKMEGTTVNAADKKAYSAMSYIYKTMTDGSNEIHVEGPTAGAVYEHTLRGGQHDSDGQPIDSEWVSVHMAAPPNLFGEDLAEPDALGNTAHAERIANPDNIKFSEALRTLFIGEDSGNHVNNFLWAYHVDSGELTRLLSCPAGAESTGLQAVDAINGWTYIMSNFQHPGDWASPLHDKVRETLDPYVRANYKDRHGAAVGYITGMPKLG from the coding sequence ATGACCCAATCTGTCGACACGAACCGCCGCCGTCTCCTCGGCTTCATGGCGGGCGCCCCTCTGCTGCCCCTCGCCGGTGGTCTTGCCAGTCTGGGCGCCAGCGGTTCCGCCTTGGCCGCGAGCCAGGCCACGCTGGCGTCGGTCAACTTCCTGCCCATGCCGGCGCCCTCCCTGAGCCATCCGGCTGCCATGGCGACCACCACCATCGGCTCGGCCATGCAGCTGAAGATGAGCGACGGCACCAGCCGTCAGGTCAAGCTGGCCTACCATCCCTTCTTCATCACCGGCGATCGCTTGCCTGACGGCCAGGGCGGTTCCCTGGTCGCCGGCGGCTACTACGATATCGATAACCAACCGATTCGCGACCCCTCGGCCGACAACCGCCAGTTCTTCTCCGACTGCCCGGACGGCACCAGCCTGCTGACGGTCGAGAATGCGCAGGTCGACGGTGTCTACGGCAACCCGGTGTTCGCCGTCGTGCAGTTCGAGTACACCAGCCGCAACGGCGCCGATGAGGCGATGTATGGACAGCTGCCGTCGCCGATCGCGGTGCTGACCCTTGACCAGAACCCGGAAACCGGCGAGCTGACACTGGTCAAGTACCACAATGTCGATACCTCGGCGGTCGACGGCCTGTGGATCACCTGTGGTGCCAGCCTGTCACCCTGGGGCACCCACCTTTCCAGCGAGGAGTACGAGCCGGACGCCTCTGCGCCCGACGATACCTTCAGGAGCTTCTGCACCCACCTGTTCGGCGACGAGAGTCGCGGCAACCCCTACCACTATGGCCACCTGCCGGAAGTGACGGTCAACCCCGACGGCAGCGGCACCATCGCCAAGCACTACAACCTGGGCCGCATCTCCCACGAGCTGATTCAGGTCATGCCGGACGAGCGCACCGTGCTGATGGGCGATGACGCCACCAACGGTGGCCTGTTCATGTTCGTCGCCGACAGGCCGCGGGACCTGTCATCCGGCACCCTGTACGTGGGCAAGTGGACCCAGGTCTCGGGCGAGGGCCCCGGCGCCGGCGACATCGGCTGGATCTGCCTGGGCCACGCCAGCAGTGCCGAGATCAAGACGATGATCGACGACGGCATCCAGGCGGCGGACATCATGGACATCCGCACCGAGGATCCCGAGGACGACGGCTTCACCCGCATCCCCTTCAGCGGCAGGGTCAACTGGGTCAAGCTGAAGCCGGGCATGGAAAAGGCCGCCGCCTTCCTCGAGACGCATCGCTACGCGGCCCTGGTGGGTGGCTCGATGGGCTTTACCAAGATGGAGGGCACGACGGTCAATGCCGCCGACAAGAAGGCCTATTCGGCCATGTCCTACATCTACAAGACGATGACCGACGGCAGCAACGAGATCCATGTCGAGGGCCCGACCGCCGGCGCGGTCTATGAGCACACCCTGCGCGGCGGTCAGCACGACAGCGACGGCCAGCCCATCGACAGCGAGTGGGTGTCGGTGCACATGGCGGCGCCGCCCAACCTTTTCGGCGAGGACCTGGCCGAGCCCGACGCCCTGGGCAACACGGCGCATGCCGAGCGCATCGCCAACCCCGACAACATCAAGTTCTCCGAGGCGCTGCGCACGCTGTTCATCGGCGAGGACAGCGGCAACCACGTCAACAACTTCCTGTGGGCCTACCACGTCGACAGCGGTGAGCTGACGCGCCTGCTGTCCTGTCCTGCCGGCGCCGAGTCCACCGGGTTGCAGGCCGTCGATGCGATCAATGGATGGACCTACATCATGAGCAACTTCCAGCACCCGGGTGACTGGGCAAGCCCCCTGCACGACAAGGTCCGGGAGACCCTGGATCCCTACGTGCGCGCCAATTACAAGGACCGCCATGGCGCAGCGGTGGGCTACATCACCGGCATGCCGAAGCTCGGCTGA
- the mnmC gene encoding bifunctional tRNA (5-methylaminomethyl-2-thiouridine)(34)-methyltransferase MnmD/FAD-dependent 5-carboxymethylaminomethyl-2-thiouridine(34) oxidoreductase MnmC: MTAAPDALPPLAGLQTARLDWRRDEGGEEAPHSRAFDDVYFSRHDGRAETEHVFIDANRLPERFAAWQGPRPFVIGETGFGTGLNMLCAWACFDAHASPHARLHLVSTEKFPLARDDLARALAAWPDLADRAARLVAQWPEPVAGVHRLWLDDRVTLDLHFGDTTERLERLDGRVDAWFLDGFAPSKNPEMWRPELFAAMATRSRPGATLATFTCAGTVKRGLAAAGFAWRKVPGFGRKREMLAGEIAESPADPRRTATPWFMPPAPRPARHVVVIGAGLAGTTTAAALARRGVAVTLVERETPGAGGSGNRQGALYVKLAAETNAQSRVYLAGLLYSRRWLALLDPERTLWDDCGVLQLATGEREARRQARFLAHHPLPESVVTGVDAGEASARAGVAIESTGLDYPGAGWVRPDLLCERLAATPGITLHRGEVTELTPTARPAHQGEGWTLSLGDGETLAADQVVVATAALANRFAQTEALPLQPIRGQVSAVGLPRGAEVPALSRVVCAGGYVPPAVDGVLCFGATFAPHDTDTTLREADHAANLAELEASLPNFTAALREAGVDLTPEHLDGRVAIRAASPDKTPYAGPVPDTPHWRDAYASLAKDARRIPDTPGAHHPGLWISAAHGSRGLASAPLCAEVIASRICDEPMPLEGALVDHLHPGRRLIRELITGQTNR, encoded by the coding sequence GTGACCGCTGCCCCCGACGCCCTGCCCCCGCTGGCCGGCCTTCAGACCGCCCGCCTGGACTGGCGCCGGGACGAGGGCGGCGAGGAGGCCCCCCACTCCCGGGCCTTCGATGACGTCTATTTCTCGCGCCATGACGGCCGCGCCGAGACCGAGCATGTCTTCATCGACGCCAACCGGCTGCCCGAGCGGTTCGCCGCCTGGCAGGGCCCGCGCCCCTTCGTGATCGGCGAGACCGGCTTCGGCACCGGGCTCAACATGCTCTGCGCCTGGGCCTGCTTCGATGCCCATGCCTCGCCGCACGCCCGGCTTCACCTGGTCTCCACCGAGAAGTTCCCCCTGGCGCGGGACGATCTCGCCCGGGCGCTGGCCGCCTGGCCGGACCTCGCCGACCGGGCCGCCCGCCTGGTCGCCCAGTGGCCCGAGCCGGTGGCCGGCGTGCATCGGCTGTGGCTCGATGACCGGGTCACCCTGGACCTGCACTTCGGGGACACCACCGAACGGCTCGAGCGCCTCGATGGCCGGGTCGACGCCTGGTTCCTCGACGGCTTCGCCCCCTCGAAGAATCCGGAGATGTGGCGCCCCGAGCTCTTCGCCGCCATGGCCACCCGCTCGCGCCCCGGCGCCACCCTGGCCACCTTCACCTGTGCCGGGACGGTCAAGCGCGGCCTCGCGGCGGCCGGCTTCGCCTGGCGCAAGGTCCCGGGCTTCGGCCGCAAGCGCGAGATGCTGGCCGGCGAGATCGCCGAGTCTCCGGCGGACCCTCGTCGCACCGCCACGCCCTGGTTCATGCCCCCCGCCCCCCGGCCGGCCCGCCATGTGGTCGTGATCGGGGCAGGCCTCGCCGGCACGACCACCGCCGCGGCGCTGGCCCGGCGCGGCGTCGCGGTGACCCTGGTCGAGCGGGAGACCCCCGGCGCCGGCGGCTCCGGTAACCGTCAGGGCGCGCTCTATGTGAAGCTCGCCGCCGAGACCAATGCCCAGAGCCGGGTGTACCTGGCCGGGCTCCTATACAGCCGGCGCTGGCTGGCGTTGCTGGACCCCGAGCGCACGCTCTGGGACGACTGCGGCGTGCTGCAGCTGGCGACCGGTGAAAGGGAGGCCCGGCGCCAGGCCCGGTTCCTGGCCCATCATCCCCTGCCGGAGAGCGTGGTGACGGGCGTGGACGCCGGGGAGGCGTCCGCCCGTGCCGGGGTGGCGATCGAATCGACGGGGCTCGACTACCCGGGCGCAGGCTGGGTGAGGCCCGACCTGCTCTGCGAGCGCCTCGCCGCGACGCCGGGCATCACCCTGCACCGCGGAGAGGTCACCGAGCTGACGCCCACCGCTCGCCCTGCGCACCAGGGGGAAGGCTGGACGCTGTCGCTGGGGGACGGCGAGACCCTCGCCGCCGATCAGGTGGTGGTGGCCACGGCCGCCCTCGCCAACCGCTTCGCCCAGACCGAGGCGCTGCCGCTGCAGCCGATCCGTGGTCAGGTCAGTGCCGTCGGGCTGCCCCGGGGCGCCGAGGTGCCGGCGCTGTCGCGGGTGGTCTGCGCCGGCGGTTATGTGCCCCCGGCGGTGGATGGCGTGCTGTGCTTCGGCGCCACCTTCGCGCCCCATGACACCGACACGACGCTGCGCGAGGCCGATCATGCGGCGAACCTCGCAGAACTGGAGGCGAGCCTGCCGAACTTCACCGCCGCACTCAGGGAGGCCGGCGTCGACTTGACCCCCGAACATCTCGACGGCCGGGTGGCGATCCGCGCGGCGAGCCCGGACAAGACCCCCTACGCGGGTCCGGTGCCGGACACCCCGCACTGGCGCGACGCCTATGCGAGCCTCGCCAAGGACGCCAGGCGCATCCCCGACACGCCCGGTGCCCATCATCCGGGCCTGTGGATCAGCGCCGCCCATGGTTCCCGCGGGCTTGCCAGCGCGCCCCTGTGCGCCGAGGTGATCGCCTCACGGATCTGCGACGAGCCGATGCCCCTGGAGGGGGCGCTGGTCGACCACCTGCACCCGGGGCGGCGGCTGATCCGCGAGCTGATCACGGGCCAGACGAACCGATAA
- a CDS encoding YciI family protein produces the protein MLYAIISEDVNNSLERRLSARPDHLARLEALRDEGRLVLAGPHPAIDSEDPGEAGFTGSLVVAEFDDLESAQAWADADPYMIAGVYAQVTVKPFKKVLP, from the coding sequence ATGCTCTACGCCATCATCAGTGAAGATGTGAACAACAGCCTGGAGCGGCGCCTGTCCGCCCGCCCGGACCACCTGGCCCGCCTCGAGGCGCTGCGCGACGAGGGCCGCCTGGTGCTGGCCGGCCCCCACCCCGCCATCGACAGCGAGGACCCGGGCGAGGCCGGCTTCACCGGCAGCCTGGTCGTCGCCGAGTTCGATGACCTGGAAAGCGCCCAGGCCTGGGCCGATGCCGACCCCTACATGATCGCCGGCGTCTACGCCCAGGTGACCGTGAAGCCGTTCAAGAAGGTCCTTCCCTGA
- a CDS encoding PHP domain-containing protein, with product MPMTAPPARFEGEPLTIDLHMHSTASDGALPPAEVVSLCRARGLTLMALTDHDTMVGIDEAQAAARQEGIGLIPGTELSTQWRGINIHVVGLLPEGPRGDLVEGLAAQAEAREQRSWRIAERLEKIGLRDALARAREQAGSDRPLGRPDFARALVAAGLVPDIGSAFKKHLGNGKAGDIKAHWPFLATAVAWILDAGGVAVLAHPLRHGLTRRKRGLLLDDFAAAGGQAAELVSGFQNADVTRDLARQLQERELYGSVGSDFHFPGGHLSPGSMSPVPRTATPPVWTHPRLAGIAASAAA from the coding sequence ATGCCCATGACAGCACCCCCCGCGCGTTTCGAGGGCGAGCCTCTCACCATCGACCTGCACATGCACTCCACGGCCTCCGACGGCGCCCTGCCGCCGGCCGAGGTGGTGTCGCTGTGCCGGGCCAGGGGGCTGACCCTGATGGCGCTCACCGACCATGACACCATGGTCGGCATCGACGAGGCCCAGGCCGCCGCCCGGCAGGAGGGCATCGGGTTGATTCCCGGCACCGAACTCTCGACGCAATGGCGCGGCATCAACATCCACGTGGTGGGGCTGCTCCCCGAGGGCCCCCGCGGCGACCTGGTGGAGGGCCTGGCCGCCCAGGCCGAGGCCCGCGAGCAGCGCTCCTGGCGCATCGCCGAGCGACTCGAGAAGATCGGCCTGCGCGATGCCCTGGCCCGGGCCCGCGAGCAGGCCGGGTCCGATCGCCCCCTGGGGCGGCCTGACTTCGCCAGGGCGCTGGTGGCGGCGGGGCTGGTGCCCGACATCGGCAGTGCCTTCAAGAAGCACCTCGGCAACGGCAAGGCCGGCGACATCAAGGCCCACTGGCCCTTCCTCGCCACGGCGGTGGCCTGGATCCTCGACGCCGGCGGGGTGGCGGTGCTCGCCCATCCGCTGCGCCACGGCCTGACCCGACGCAAGCGCGGGCTGCTGCTCGATGACTTCGCCGCCGCCGGCGGCCAGGCCGCGGAGCTGGTCAGCGGCTTCCAGAACGCCGACGTGACCCGCGACCTGGCGCGCCAGCTCCAGGAGCGCGAGCTCTACGGCTCGGTGGGGAGCGACTTCCACTTTCCCGGCGGCCACCTGTCGCCGGGCAGCATGAGCCCCGTGCCGCGCACGGCCACGCCGCCGGTGTGGACCCACCCGCGCCTGGCCGGCATCGCCGCGTCGGCCGCCGCCTGA